The window GCAAGACCAGAAGGAAGTACCGATCCTGTTACTGTCTGACGGAAACCAGACTTACGGATTTGATTATGAATTCTATGCTCATAATTATCCGCACACGATTTATCCTGTTGTTTTGGGAGATACTGCCGCTTTTGCCGATGTAAAGATTGACAATGTAAATGTTAACAAATATGCGTATCTGAAAAACACTTTTCCGATAGAAGTATTAACCAGCTATGAAGGGAAAGATCCCGTTTCCGGTATATTACAACTATTCAACGGCAACATATTGGTACATTCGGAAAGATATGCTTTTTCTTCGGAAAATGATTCGCATGTATTTGATATACAGCTACTAGCGCAGTCTATTGGTGTTCAGCAATTAACAGTAGTGCTGACGCCCTTTGAAGGAGAGAAAAACAGGTCGAATAATACACGGCGATCGGCTGTAGAAGTTATTGACCAGAAAACAAACATAGCTTTGATTTCCGATATAAAGCATCCAGATCTGGGGGCATTAAAAAGAGCTGTTTCATCAAACAAACAGCGGACCGTTGATATTATCGATGTTGATGACTTTAATCCGGACAAGGAAGAGTATCAACTGCTAATTCTGTTCAATCCTACAAATAAATTCGAACAGGTGCATCAATATGTTCGGAATGCCAACAAGAACGTTTTTACGATTACAGGAATAACAACGGACTGGTCGTATTTAAATGCTAAGCATACAGCTTTTCAGAGAGAGGTTACTTTTGATGAAGAAGAGGTTTTGCCTGTTTATAACGATGCTTTTCAGTCGTTTAGTTTCGAAGATATAGACTTTAATGATTTTCCGCCGCTGGATGCCTCTTTTGGAGATCTTAGCGTTTGGGGAACGTTGGATGTACTTTTAAATACGAGGATTGGAAATGTAATTACGAATACCCCTCTTTTGGCTACGTTCGAACAAAACGGAAAACGAGAAGCTGTATTGTTTGGAGAAGGTATCTGGAAATGGCGTTCTAAAAGTTTTAGAGATTACGGTTCATATGAAAAATTCGATAAGTTTATTGGTGGCGTAGTTCAGTATTTAAGCAATACAAATGATAAGGACAGGTTAAACCTTAATTATGAATCATTCTATTATGGAAACAATAAGATAGTTGTTTCTGCTACCTATTTTGATAAGAATTACATATTTGACAAAACAGCACAGTTGCAAATCAGTTTAAAGGAGACCGGGGAAAGTGAAGAATTGACCTTTCCACTGGTTTTAAAGAATAATTATTTTGAAGCAGATCTTAGTTCACTGACCGGGGGAGATTATAACTTTACCATCACTTCAGTGTCTGACAGGATCAGTAAGTCCGGTAAATTCACTATATTGAATTATAATGCTGAAGAACAGTTTACCGGTGCAAATTACACCAAATTAGAGCGAGTAGCCGGTCAGACGGCAGGTAGGGTGTTCCTTAGCTCACAAATCGAAGCGCTTATCAAAACGTTGGGAGAATCAGAAAAGTATAAACCTGTTTATAAATCAGAACAGACTAAAACACCACTTATTCAATGGTACTGGTTATTGGTTTTGCTGGTAACGATTTTAGCCGTAGAATGGTTTTTAAGAAAGTATAATGGATTAATATAAAATAAAGATGGATAGATTACCTAAAGCATTTATACCCGGAGTAGTAATATTTATTTTACTGATAATATTTATTTCCAAATCGACAGTTACCATAGGATCGGGAGAAGCCGGCGTGCTGTATAAGGTTTTTGGAGGCGGAGTAGTCACAGATAAGCCGCCTCTCGGAGAAGGTTTTCATGTTGTGGCTCCATGGAATAAGGTTTTTGTTTACGAGGCCAGGCAACAGGAAATATTTGAAAAAATGAATGTGCTTTCTTCTAATGGTCTTGATATCAAGCTGGATGCTTCCGTATGGTTTCAGCCCGATTATAACAATCTGGGGAAACTCCACAAAGAGAAGAGTGAACAGTACATAGAAAGGGTTTTGTTACCCGCCGTACGATCTGCAGCCAGAAGTGTAGTAGGGCGTTATACCCCGGAACAATTGTATTCTACCAAAAGGGATGCTATTCAAAATGAGATATTTGAAGAGACCAAAAAAATTGTTTCAGATCAATACATCCAACTGAATGAAGTTTTGGTAAGAGATGTAACATTGCCCCCAACGATTAAAGAAGCTATCGAACGTAAGCTAAGACAAGAGCAAGAGGCGCTTGAATATGAATTTCGTTTAGAAAAGGCAGAAAAAGAAGCAGAACGTCAGCGTATAGAAGCAGAAGGAAAGGCTAATGCCAATAGAATTTTAAATGCGTCTCTAACGGATAATATTCTAAGGGAAAAAGGAATTGAAGCAACACTTAAGATGTCGGAATCACCTAACAGCAAGGTGATTGTGATAGGAAGCGGAGATAGCGGATTACCTATTATTCTTGGAAATCAATAAATAGCTGTTTTAAAATAAACTTTAGAGGCTGAATTCTAGGTTAAAAACCAGATAATTCAGCCTCTTTTTGTTTCTTCTTTTTCCTGACTTTTATCATGTTTATTGGAAATAGAGGCTTTTATTTTTGTGGGCTATTATCTATAGCTACCACCATGAACTTAAAAGAAGAGATCGATAGATTAAAGAAAGAAAAAAATGCAGTAATCCTGGCTCATTATTACCAGGAAGCAGAAATCCAGGAAATAGCCGATTATGTAGGAGACAGCCTTGGTTTATCTCAGCAGGCAGAAAAGGTTGAAGCCGATATCATTGTATTTGCCGGAGTTCACTTTATGGCTGAAACGGCTAAAATCCTCAACCCTTCTAAAAAAGTGCTTTTACCCGATCTCAATGCCGGGTGTTCGCTGGCAGATTCATGTCCTCCTGAGGCTTTTAGGCAGTTTATTGAACAGTATCCGGATCATACGGTGGTTACTTATATAAATTGCTCTGCTGCTGTAAAAGCAATGACAGATATTGTCTGTACGTCTTCGAATGCGGTCAAGGTGATAGAATCAATACCGAAAGATCAGTCCATTATTTTTGCACCAGATAAGAATTTA of the Zhouia spongiae genome contains:
- a CDS encoding VWA domain-containing protein; protein product: MQIQTVLLIILAAVIALITAVFQYMYKKKSKSRLDLLFSFLRFSSVFVLLILLISPEVITSESYIQKVHLPVLIDNSGSIRYLDQDQVAEELLSRIKTDNTLNEKYNITYYSFSDKISSLDTLSFTKKQTNITEALKQVSELQDQKEVPILLLSDGNQTYGFDYEFYAHNYPHTIYPVVLGDTAAFADVKIDNVNVNKYAYLKNTFPIEVLTSYEGKDPVSGILQLFNGNILVHSERYAFSSENDSHVFDIQLLAQSIGVQQLTVVLTPFEGEKNRSNNTRRSAVEVIDQKTNIALISDIKHPDLGALKRAVSSNKQRTVDIIDVDDFNPDKEEYQLLILFNPTNKFEQVHQYVRNANKNVFTITGITTDWSYLNAKHTAFQREVTFDEEEVLPVYNDAFQSFSFEDIDFNDFPPLDASFGDLSVWGTLDVLLNTRIGNVITNTPLLATFEQNGKREAVLFGEGIWKWRSKSFRDYGSYEKFDKFIGGVVQYLSNTNDKDRLNLNYESFYYGNNKIVVSATYFDKNYIFDKTAQLQISLKETGESEELTFPLVLKNNYFEADLSSLTGGDYNFTITSVSDRISKSGKFTILNYNAEEQFTGANYTKLERVAGQTAGRVFLSSQIEALIKTLGESEKYKPVYKSEQTKTPLIQWYWLLVLLVTILAVEWFLRKYNGLI
- a CDS encoding prohibitin family protein, translating into MDRLPKAFIPGVVIFILLIIFISKSTVTIGSGEAGVLYKVFGGGVVTDKPPLGEGFHVVAPWNKVFVYEARQQEIFEKMNVLSSNGLDIKLDASVWFQPDYNNLGKLHKEKSEQYIERVLLPAVRSAARSVVGRYTPEQLYSTKRDAIQNEIFEETKKIVSDQYIQLNEVLVRDVTLPPTIKEAIERKLRQEQEALEYEFRLEKAEKEAERQRIEAEGKANANRILNASLTDNILREKGIEATLKMSESPNSKVIVIGSGDSGLPIILGNQ